In Microvenator marinus, one genomic interval encodes:
- a CDS encoding DUF448 domain-containing protein, translating into MKTDPEQPMRKCVGGGGEWPREALERFIWDERVGLIFDARRKAPGRGAWLKPDSKTLKKACESGFSRAFKTKVQASPGEIASVMREGIETRLREHLLAAIRSKQAWTGGPAVEEGMKRDDVQLLLVAKNAGESTHKKFVSNAERKEIPYVIAMEAESLGRLMGRDRVAVLGLTGDLARKIEVDVAHLETLNAFEG; encoded by the coding sequence GTGAAGACAGACCCAGAACAACCCATGCGCAAATGCGTAGGTGGTGGGGGCGAATGGCCCAGAGAGGCGCTAGAGCGCTTTATATGGGACGAGCGCGTCGGATTGATTTTCGATGCGCGACGTAAGGCCCCGGGTCGAGGTGCGTGGCTAAAGCCCGACTCCAAGACGCTTAAGAAGGCTTGCGAGTCGGGATTCTCTCGAGCATTTAAAACAAAAGTGCAAGCGTCGCCTGGCGAGATTGCCTCCGTGATGCGAGAGGGGATCGAGACGCGATTGCGAGAACATCTCTTGGCTGCGATCCGATCGAAGCAGGCATGGACAGGAGGTCCAGCTGTGGAGGAAGGGATGAAGCGCGACGATGTGCAATTGTTGTTGGTGGCAAAGAACGCTGGGGAGTCGACGCATAAGAAGTTTGTGTCGAATGCTGAGCGCAAAGAAATCCCATATGTGATCGCCATGGAGGCGGAATCATTGGGGCGACTCATGGGCCGTGACCGAGTCGCAGTCCTGGGTTTAACCGGGGATTTGGCCCGGAAGATAGAAGTGGATGTGGCGCATCTAGAAACGCTGAATGCGTTTGAGGGTTGA
- the hemC gene encoding hydroxymethylbilane synthase, translated as MMKVRLGSRKSPLALWQTRWVAGLLEEAHPGLEIEVVTMDTIGDKIRDVPLPKIGAKGLFTQELEQALVADEVDMAIHSLKDLPTSLPEGLKFQGAPRRASPADAFISTKWKSIEEVPEGAVIGTGSMRRQAQIAYAKPGVRFEDLRGNIDTRLRKLHENGWDGIIMAAAALHRLEAQEHVAEEMDVARFVPAVSQGAVGIEVREGRPEVDALIEAIVCPETMEAVLAERHFLRALEGGCSVPLGAHAHKAGGAWHYHAWVGLPDGSEVIEGHYSGPNAAELAHEAVADFEGRGAHELLERV; from the coding sequence ATGATGAAAGTACGACTTGGTTCTAGAAAGTCGCCGCTGGCGCTCTGGCAGACTCGGTGGGTTGCTGGCCTGCTCGAAGAGGCACATCCGGGTCTTGAGATCGAAGTGGTCACGATGGATACGATCGGCGATAAGATTCGCGATGTGCCACTGCCCAAAATTGGGGCGAAGGGGCTCTTTACACAAGAGCTTGAACAAGCGCTGGTGGCTGACGAAGTCGATATGGCGATTCATAGCCTAAAAGACCTTCCGACGAGTCTTCCGGAGGGGCTGAAATTTCAGGGTGCACCACGGCGCGCGAGCCCAGCTGATGCCTTTATCTCCACGAAGTGGAAGTCCATAGAAGAAGTCCCCGAAGGCGCGGTCATTGGCACGGGCAGCATGCGTAGACAGGCGCAGATTGCGTACGCGAAGCCAGGCGTGCGATTTGAGGATTTGCGCGGGAATATCGATACGCGACTTCGAAAACTTCATGAGAACGGGTGGGACGGAATCATTATGGCTGCTGCCGCGCTGCACCGCTTGGAGGCACAAGAACACGTGGCTGAAGAAATGGATGTGGCGCGTTTCGTGCCGGCAGTTTCTCAGGGAGCGGTTGGTATCGAAGTTCGAGAAGGGCGTCCGGAAGTCGATGCTTTGATCGAGGCTATTGTGTGCCCTGAGACCATGGAGGCCGTACTGGCCGAACGCCACTTCTTGAGGGCATTGGAGGGAGGTTGCTCGGTACCTCTAGGTGCACACGCTCATAAGGCAGGCGGCGCGTGGCATTACCATGCGTGGGTGGGGCTTCCGGACGGCTCTGAAGTCATTGAAGGGCATTATTCGGGGCCGAACGCCGCCGAATTGGCGCATGAGGCTGTGGCGGATTTTGAGGGGCGCGGGGCACACGAGCTTTTGGAGCGGGTGTGA
- the nusA gene encoding transcription termination factor NusA has protein sequence MESLIQEVDRIAKDKGIDRNILVDTLEAAILTAARRTFGQQREIEAKFNEDTGTVELFQIISVVNDVENEFREVELDDIRAAGFKAEVGDELLFPIYYLPQDRERAKKADEKYGKLLGINTYNATFGRIAAQTAKQVIIQRMREAERDIIFNEFKSRVGEMVTGMVRRFEKGDIIIDLGRTDAILPRREQMPKETYRPGDRVQAMIKEIRRSSRDPQVVLTRADPQLLFRLFEAEVPEIYEQIVRIVAVAREPGVRSKVAVYSRDSDVDPVGACVGMRGSRVQAVVQELRGEKIDIVPYVEDTARFVCNAISPAEVSKVLIDETNMTMELIVPDDQLSLAIGRGGQNVRLAAQLTGWNLDIISETRLRNMMADARNNLLEFDGVTEDMIDTLFSLGYNKLEHIAMAEIAELAQIPGYTADAAEKIIKASEEILARPTRKDGTELTPEERERKVLEQVRGVGEKVAEALYNKGYKTIEHIAFAEDTVKMAEEAELPTKKGKQIQKAAVEHLLKALRVDAEGLEAYKVKFFEKLEKAAIAAAEAAAAAAAEADNEDAGDESASGEEE, from the coding sequence ATGGAAAGCCTCATACAAGAAGTAGATCGTATTGCGAAAGATAAAGGTATCGATCGCAATATCCTCGTTGACACGCTGGAAGCGGCGATTTTGACAGCTGCGCGCCGCACGTTTGGCCAGCAACGAGAGATCGAGGCGAAGTTCAACGAGGACACCGGTACGGTGGAACTCTTCCAAATCATCTCTGTGGTGAACGACGTCGAGAACGAGTTTCGCGAAGTCGAACTCGACGACATTCGCGCCGCTGGCTTCAAGGCTGAAGTGGGTGACGAACTTCTCTTCCCTATCTATTATTTGCCACAAGACCGCGAGCGCGCGAAGAAGGCGGATGAGAAGTACGGAAAGTTGCTTGGGATCAACACCTACAATGCGACCTTTGGTCGCATCGCCGCTCAAACCGCAAAGCAAGTCATTATTCAAAGAATGCGTGAAGCCGAGCGTGACATCATCTTCAACGAGTTCAAATCTCGTGTTGGAGAGATGGTCACGGGCATGGTTCGACGTTTCGAAAAGGGCGACATCATTATAGACCTCGGTCGAACCGATGCTATCCTTCCTCGTCGCGAGCAGATGCCGAAAGAGACCTACCGCCCTGGCGACCGCGTTCAAGCGATGATCAAAGAAATCCGTCGCTCAAGCCGTGACCCACAGGTGGTCCTCACGCGCGCCGATCCTCAGCTTCTCTTCCGTCTCTTTGAAGCGGAAGTTCCAGAAATTTATGAGCAAATCGTGCGCATCGTGGCCGTGGCTCGTGAGCCGGGTGTGCGAAGCAAAGTAGCTGTTTACAGCCGTGACTCGGACGTCGATCCCGTGGGTGCCTGTGTGGGTATGCGCGGATCGCGCGTGCAAGCTGTGGTGCAAGAGCTCCGTGGGGAGAAGATCGACATTGTACCTTACGTCGAGGATACAGCCCGCTTTGTGTGTAACGCGATTAGCCCTGCTGAAGTTTCAAAGGTGCTCATCGACGAGACGAATATGACGATGGAGCTCATCGTTCCTGATGACCAGCTGAGCCTTGCGATCGGCCGTGGTGGTCAAAACGTGCGTCTTGCCGCACAGCTGACGGGTTGGAATCTCGATATCATCAGTGAGACACGTCTGCGAAACATGATGGCGGACGCGCGCAACAACTTGCTCGAGTTTGATGGTGTCACCGAAGACATGATCGATACGCTCTTCTCGCTTGGCTACAACAAGCTTGAGCACATCGCGATGGCTGAGATTGCTGAGCTCGCTCAGATTCCCGGCTACACGGCAGATGCTGCTGAGAAGATCATCAAAGCTTCGGAAGAGATTCTTGCTCGTCCGACTCGCAAAGATGGCACCGAACTCACTCCGGAAGAGCGTGAGCGTAAGGTGCTTGAGCAAGTACGTGGTGTCGGTGAGAAGGTTGCGGAAGCCCTCTATAACAAGGGTTACAAGACCATCGAGCACATCGCGTTTGCTGAAGATACAGTGAAAATGGCTGAAGAAGCTGAGCTTCCAACGAAGAAAGGAAAGCAGATTCAAAAGGCTGCCGTCGAGCACCTTCTGAAGGCTCTGCGTGTCGATGCTGAAGGGCTTGAAGCCTACAAAGTGAAGTTCTTTGAGAAGTTGGAGAAAGCGGCGATTGCTGCCGCCGAAGCTGCTGCCGCAGCAGCTGCTGAAGCCGATAATGAAGACGCTGGCGACGAGAGCGCTAGTGGTGAAGAGGAGTGA
- the hemH gene encoding ferrochelatase — protein MKADGVLLVNLGSPDSTDVPDVRRYLREFLSDDRVLDAPKLIQQAVLNLTILPFRPKKTAEAYSTIWTDEGSPLIISTEEIAQKLRERLDIPVEIGMRYGNPSSEQGVMKLLAKGVRRIFLIPLYPHYAMSSYETAVVKVQEVVAKVAPDVDLVVQPPFFNDPRYVDALVKHTQPFLEEDYDLLLFSYHGIPERHLRKSDPSHAYCLADPRCCEKTHPAHATCYRAQVFATSRLFAERAGIPREKWHLTFQSRLGRDPWLKPYTDMELEAFPSRGFKRIVVMCPAFISDCLETLEEIAEEGKECFIEAGGLDFRYAPCLNDSDAFIDVLEGFVGDFREGVLESA, from the coding sequence ATGAAGGCAGATGGTGTACTACTTGTAAATTTGGGTTCTCCGGATTCGACCGATGTGCCCGACGTGCGCCGTTATTTGCGCGAATTTCTTTCGGACGATCGTGTTCTGGACGCGCCAAAACTGATTCAGCAAGCAGTCTTGAACCTCACGATCCTTCCGTTTCGGCCGAAGAAGACGGCGGAGGCCTACTCTACAATCTGGACTGACGAAGGCTCGCCGCTGATTATCTCGACCGAAGAGATCGCCCAAAAGCTGCGGGAAAGGCTAGATATCCCTGTTGAGATCGGGATGCGATATGGAAACCCGTCGTCTGAACAGGGTGTGATGAAGCTTTTGGCAAAGGGCGTGAGGAGGATTTTCTTGATCCCCTTGTACCCTCATTACGCCATGTCGTCCTATGAGACAGCTGTGGTTAAGGTGCAGGAAGTCGTCGCCAAAGTGGCGCCTGACGTGGACCTAGTGGTCCAGCCGCCGTTCTTCAATGACCCGCGCTACGTGGACGCGTTGGTCAAGCACACACAACCGTTCTTGGAGGAGGACTACGACCTCCTACTCTTTAGCTACCACGGCATTCCGGAGCGTCATTTGCGAAAGAGCGACCCATCGCACGCATATTGTCTGGCGGATCCTAGGTGCTGCGAGAAGACGCATCCGGCCCACGCCACGTGTTATCGCGCTCAAGTCTTTGCGACGTCAAGGCTTTTTGCCGAGCGCGCTGGGATTCCTCGTGAGAAATGGCACCTGACGTTTCAGTCCCGGCTCGGGCGCGATCCGTGGCTCAAGCCTTATACCGATATGGAACTCGAAGCGTTTCCGAGCCGCGGGTTCAAACGCATTGTCGTGATGTGTCCGGCGTTTATCTCGGATTGTTTGGAGACGCTCGAGGAGATCGCGGAAGAAGGCAAAGAGTGCTTCATTGAGGCTGGCGGTCTGGATTTTCGATACGCGCCGTGCCTAAACGACTCCGACGCTTTTATCGATGTGCTTGAGGGCTTTGTGGGTGATTTCCGCGAAGGAGTTCTAGAGTCCGCCTGA
- the hemG gene encoding protoporphyrinogen oxidase has protein sequence MTQAIVLGAGISGLSVALELQAQGVDVKVLEASQRPGGAIGSIRHEGFLAELGPHTVAGSNAAVETFLHRTGLSERRLVANAESKRRFAVRDGRVFALPGNPMDLLKTEYLSGAAKLALLREPLAGPARDDVDESVTMFVKRRLGEEILEYGIDLMINGIWAGDPNRLSMRHAFRKVWGLESDYGSLIKGGIKKAKAAKEDPGPKFSKELFSFPEGNQELALKAAAMLDVEYDANVVALESGKKWSVKFTQGGKKRSLKADLVVSALPGWVLADLPIDKMSTGFLHALNYPSLAVETFAFKREDVDHPIDGFGMLVPKVENRRILGALFTSSLFSGRAPDGYVTMAVFSGGLRDPQMSQMPRDARRKIVLAELADVLGVHGSPVWEYESYWEEAIPQYEVGHGRIVVEIEALERRHPGFFVSGNFRDAVSVPDLIASGTELGQRAAQYLD, from the coding sequence ATGACTCAGGCAATCGTACTCGGAGCGGGGATATCGGGACTGAGCGTGGCTTTGGAGCTTCAGGCTCAGGGCGTTGACGTCAAGGTCCTGGAAGCGTCTCAGCGGCCCGGAGGGGCGATAGGGAGCATTCGTCATGAAGGCTTTTTAGCCGAGCTTGGTCCTCATACTGTGGCCGGCTCCAACGCCGCTGTGGAGACGTTTCTGCATCGTACCGGCCTTTCCGAGCGACGCTTGGTGGCGAACGCTGAGTCAAAACGGCGGTTTGCGGTCCGAGATGGCCGAGTCTTCGCGTTGCCTGGGAACCCGATGGACTTGCTCAAGACTGAGTATTTGAGCGGTGCTGCAAAGCTTGCGCTCCTGCGTGAGCCCCTGGCAGGGCCCGCTCGAGACGATGTCGACGAATCGGTGACGATGTTCGTAAAGAGGCGACTGGGTGAGGAGATCCTCGAGTACGGGATCGACCTGATGATCAATGGAATCTGGGCAGGAGACCCGAATCGATTGTCCATGAGACATGCGTTTCGAAAGGTCTGGGGCCTTGAAAGTGATTATGGGTCGCTGATCAAGGGCGGAATCAAGAAGGCGAAAGCCGCCAAAGAGGATCCAGGGCCAAAGTTCTCAAAGGAGCTATTCTCGTTTCCTGAAGGAAACCAAGAGCTGGCGTTGAAAGCCGCAGCGATGCTGGACGTGGAATACGATGCGAATGTGGTGGCACTCGAGTCTGGAAAGAAGTGGAGTGTGAAGTTCACGCAGGGCGGGAAGAAGCGGTCCTTGAAAGCGGATCTTGTGGTTTCAGCTCTTCCGGGCTGGGTACTGGCGGATCTGCCGATCGATAAGATGAGCACGGGGTTTTTGCACGCGTTGAACTACCCATCGCTCGCCGTAGAGACGTTTGCTTTCAAGCGTGAAGACGTGGACCATCCGATCGATGGCTTTGGGATGTTGGTTCCTAAAGTTGAGAATCGCCGAATTCTAGGGGCGCTTTTTACTTCATCGCTTTTCTCAGGGCGCGCGCCCGATGGCTACGTCACCATGGCGGTTTTCAGTGGGGGTCTAAGAGACCCTCAGATGTCTCAAATGCCTCGCGACGCTCGCCGAAAGATTGTTTTGGCTGAACTCGCGGACGTGCTCGGTGTTCACGGCTCTCCCGTGTGGGAGTACGAGTCGTATTGGGAAGAAGCCATTCCTCAGTACGAAGTTGGGCATGGACGCATCGTGGTTGAGATCGAGGCGTTAGAGCGTAGGCATCCTGGGTTCTTTGTGAGCGGCAATTTCCGGGATGCTGTCAGTGTCCCAGATTTGATCGCGAGTGGGACCGAACTCGGTCAAAGAGCCGCACAATATTTAGATTAG
- the hemE gene encoding uroporphyrinogen decarboxylase produces the protein MKSRERFLKACDCEPLDRPPVWVMRQAGRHLPEYLALKEKYTFHQMVQTPELAFEVTMQPIRRYRMDAAIVFSDILVIPEAMGQPYEFRDKGGIQMGYRLDTAEDIAKLSSDGIEEKLDYVAQTLKLMRAELGDDHALIGFGGSPWTLATYMVEGGSSKDYHRAKRLFFNDRELFDTLMEKISDALIRYFRIQIAQGVDAVQVFDSWGGVLGPEIFWEASGKWIAKIVNALKDEVRVIVFSKGSHANVEALVRTGAHLQGCDWTKNLADFRRELPANMGVQGNLDPVILETKPEIVRAEALRILEQMRGLNGHVFNLGHGIAPAAKIENMETLIQTVQEFR, from the coding sequence ATGAAGAGTCGTGAGAGGTTTTTGAAGGCTTGTGATTGTGAGCCCTTGGACCGTCCCCCTGTTTGGGTGATGCGCCAGGCCGGGCGCCACTTACCCGAGTACCTCGCCCTGAAAGAAAAATACACGTTTCACCAAATGGTCCAGACGCCCGAATTGGCGTTTGAAGTCACCATGCAGCCCATCCGGCGATACCGCATGGATGCGGCCATCGTGTTCAGCGATATTTTGGTGATTCCCGAGGCCATGGGCCAGCCTTACGAGTTCCGAGATAAAGGCGGGATTCAGATGGGATACCGTTTGGATACGGCTGAGGACATTGCGAAACTGAGTTCAGATGGGATTGAGGAGAAGCTCGACTACGTGGCTCAGACTTTGAAGTTGATGAGGGCGGAGCTCGGCGATGACCACGCGCTGATAGGATTTGGTGGGTCACCGTGGACCCTCGCGACCTATATGGTCGAGGGTGGCTCATCCAAGGACTACCATCGTGCAAAGCGTCTCTTCTTCAATGATAGAGAGCTCTTCGACACGTTAATGGAAAAGATTAGCGACGCGTTGATTCGGTATTTCCGGATTCAGATCGCTCAAGGCGTGGATGCTGTTCAGGTCTTTGATTCTTGGGGTGGCGTGCTTGGTCCCGAGATCTTCTGGGAGGCCTCTGGCAAGTGGATCGCAAAGATTGTGAACGCGCTGAAGGACGAGGTCCGCGTGATCGTTTTCTCAAAGGGTTCACATGCCAATGTTGAAGCCTTGGTCCGCACGGGTGCACATCTGCAGGGGTGTGACTGGACGAAGAATTTGGCGGATTTCCGGCGAGAACTCCCGGCGAATATGGGTGTCCAGGGGAATCTCGACCCAGTGATTTTGGAGACGAAGCCCGAAATTGTACGTGCGGAAGCACTGCGAATTTTGGAACAAATGCGTGGGCTGAATGGCCATGTGTTCAACCTCGGGCACGGTATCGCTCCCGCGGCAAAGATCGAGAATATGGAGACGTTGATCCAAACGGTTCAGGAATTCAGGTGA
- a CDS encoding uroporphyrinogen-III synthase — MIRIVYAGSSPPDSPDGVQCLHLPALRTKALRFEIPADGNVAVFFSRNAVKAAVANRDFGTREWKEVWAVGDRTAEELRRCGVESVRVADGNFASFLELQNLGDGEGVVVFGLKDSPRSVKSALPKSQEIDVYESQAISDDSYRQKAEDFDPDWVIVGSPRAWESVRTWKPARCRVAVLGDSTASELDEVDHIAAVPSVYELMVELRDRKDEI; from the coding sequence GTGATTCGAATCGTCTACGCGGGTAGTAGTCCTCCGGATTCGCCGGACGGGGTGCAGTGTTTGCACCTGCCTGCGTTGCGGACGAAGGCGTTGAGATTTGAGATTCCAGCAGATGGTAATGTGGCTGTCTTCTTTAGCCGTAACGCCGTGAAGGCGGCCGTCGCAAACCGTGATTTTGGGACACGCGAATGGAAGGAAGTTTGGGCCGTGGGCGATAGGACGGCAGAAGAACTAAGGCGGTGCGGCGTCGAGAGCGTGAGGGTTGCTGATGGTAATTTTGCGTCCTTTTTGGAATTGCAGAATCTAGGAGACGGCGAGGGCGTGGTCGTTTTTGGCCTCAAAGATTCGCCGCGCAGTGTGAAATCGGCGCTCCCTAAGAGCCAAGAGATAGACGTCTACGAGAGCCAGGCCATCAGCGATGATAGCTACAGACAAAAGGCCGAAGACTTTGACCCTGATTGGGTGATCGTCGGTAGCCCTAGAGCCTGGGAGTCCGTACGAACTTGGAAACCTGCGAGATGTCGAGTGGCTGTTCTAGGTGATAGCACGGCGTCAGAATTGGATGAGGTCGATCATATTGCGGCAGTGCCGTCGGTGTATGAGCTAATGGTGGAACTTCGAGATAGAAAGGATGAGATATGA
- the rimP gene encoding ribosome maturation factor RimP — protein MAKRRKKPQDRPREERRPVVPLEQSVIEELDGWCEEAAAAQELVWFDTEVNSGWVIRVYVDRPGATGEPGTGVTIDECVKVSRYLEGILDADPRVPDHYRLEVSSPGVERAIGSLRQAGLVIGRTIKVVTREPIEGQNVFEGTLEAVEGEKLKIQGEDTHEISWSDVAKARLTFDFAGAK, from the coding sequence ATGGCTAAACGAAGAAAAAAACCACAAGATCGTCCTCGCGAGGAACGCCGTCCTGTCGTGCCGCTTGAGCAAAGCGTGATCGAGGAATTGGATGGGTGGTGTGAAGAAGCAGCCGCCGCTCAAGAATTGGTCTGGTTTGATACCGAGGTCAATTCGGGCTGGGTAATTCGCGTGTACGTAGATCGTCCGGGTGCTACAGGAGAGCCGGGCACAGGTGTGACGATCGATGAGTGCGTCAAGGTGAGCCGGTACCTCGAAGGTATTTTGGACGCCGACCCACGCGTTCCCGACCACTACCGGTTGGAAGTCTCGTCTCCTGGCGTTGAGAGAGCAATCGGCTCGCTCCGGCAGGCGGGCCTGGTAATCGGGCGAACGATTAAAGTTGTTACGCGGGAGCCAATCGAAGGGCAAAACGTCTTCGAAGGCACGCTAGAAGCCGTTGAAGGCGAAAAACTAAAGATTCAAGGCGAAGATACTCACGAGATTTCGTGGTCCGACGTCGCAAAAGCTAGACTGACATTTGATTTTGCAGGAGCCAAGTAA